A single window of Bordetella genomosp. 11 DNA harbors:
- a CDS encoding ParB/RepB/Spo0J family partition protein, which produces MKLDSKELAAVHAAGVRTDIPYSQLRLSAQYQARRHIEGAHDPELLELKAQIAAIGGLLHNLVVVATEDGFYEVCAGGRRFAAVGLLIEEGAFPEGYGVPCLVIPAEHAHHASLIENVARKAMHPADVYEAYARLRAEAWTVEAIAAAHGASEKAVKKLLALGGVSPALMDLFRQGKIDLDEMQALASVSDHARQEAAWKAAKQGYCHRPSRIRELLAETEMRGDSAAARYVTVAAYEKAGGAVRRDLFRDDAYLDDPEKVRDMALAKMQRSKLAKMVAGEGWGWIDYQLSFDYDERKRFGEIQRVYLAPDKPHAKQLSSLTDKRDEAQVKVREIMQGDDQDEAQLAKLRANIESWQDKIVEIRGTLYDYPDNLKPLAGVILHLDHHGDLTASRGLIRQEDREAIAALLRSNTQDEGADPAAVDLPPVKTRPVHSEALTNRLQAQRVIALQAEIIQRPNLALCLLIEQLLAEVGDSVGRAYSVRSFDISASSAHHDLERSDAAMESAPAWEAVQKEMELHTRDVPGDRDAVLPWLLERAQADNLGLLAALLAATVYRVRGYNQSPDTRHLDRLAGVVGLDMTKWWSPTAQTYLSHVSKDRIAAVVAEAVGEGEAKPLLAMKKGEAAAAAERLLDGKRWVPELMRAQALQVADPGDSDYDQDADDAAE; this is translated from the coding sequence ATGAAACTCGATTCCAAGGAACTCGCCGCCGTACACGCCGCTGGTGTCCGCACCGACATTCCCTATTCGCAACTCCGGCTGAGCGCGCAATATCAGGCCCGGCGACATATTGAAGGGGCGCACGATCCCGAACTGCTGGAATTGAAAGCGCAGATCGCGGCTATCGGCGGGCTGCTGCACAACCTGGTCGTCGTTGCCACGGAGGACGGCTTCTACGAGGTGTGCGCGGGGGGGCGTCGCTTTGCCGCCGTCGGCCTGTTGATCGAGGAAGGCGCTTTCCCGGAAGGCTACGGGGTGCCCTGCCTCGTCATCCCGGCTGAACATGCCCACCATGCCAGCCTCATCGAGAACGTTGCGCGGAAGGCCATGCACCCGGCCGATGTGTACGAAGCCTATGCCCGGCTACGTGCCGAAGCGTGGACGGTGGAGGCGATTGCCGCCGCGCACGGCGCGAGCGAGAAGGCCGTGAAGAAGCTGCTCGCCCTGGGCGGTGTATCGCCCGCGCTTATGGACCTTTTTCGCCAGGGCAAGATCGACCTGGACGAAATGCAGGCGCTGGCATCGGTTTCCGATCACGCCCGCCAGGAAGCCGCCTGGAAAGCGGCCAAGCAAGGTTACTGCCATCGTCCGAGTCGCATCCGGGAATTGCTGGCTGAGACGGAAATGCGGGGCGACAGCGCGGCCGCCCGGTATGTCACCGTCGCGGCCTACGAGAAAGCGGGTGGTGCCGTGCGCCGCGACCTGTTCCGCGACGATGCTTACCTTGATGATCCCGAGAAGGTGCGTGACATGGCGCTGGCGAAGATGCAGCGCTCCAAACTTGCCAAGATGGTCGCGGGAGAGGGATGGGGTTGGATCGACTACCAGCTTTCGTTCGACTACGACGAGCGCAAGCGCTTTGGGGAAATTCAGCGCGTTTATTTGGCGCCGGACAAGCCCCACGCCAAGCAACTGTCGTCGCTCACCGACAAACGCGACGAAGCCCAGGTCAAGGTCCGCGAGATCATGCAGGGGGATGACCAGGATGAGGCACAACTGGCAAAGCTCCGCGCCAACATCGAGAGCTGGCAAGACAAGATCGTGGAGATTCGCGGCACGCTGTACGACTATCCAGACAACCTCAAGCCGTTAGCCGGTGTCATCCTGCACCTGGATCATCACGGCGACCTGACGGCCTCTAGGGGCTTGATTCGCCAGGAAGATCGTGAGGCGATTGCCGCCCTGCTTCGCAGCAATACCCAAGACGAAGGTGCTGACCCCGCCGCCGTGGACCTACCTCCCGTCAAGACGCGACCGGTGCATTCCGAGGCGCTGACGAACCGGCTGCAGGCACAGCGCGTCATTGCCCTGCAGGCGGAAATCATCCAGCGGCCGAACCTTGCGTTGTGCCTGCTCATCGAACAGTTGCTGGCAGAGGTAGGCGATTCAGTTGGCCGTGCCTATTCGGTGCGCAGTTTCGACATATCTGCTTCCAGCGCGCATCACGACCTGGAGCGCTCCGATGCCGCCATGGAAAGCGCACCGGCCTGGGAGGCGGTCCAAAAGGAAATGGAGCTGCACACGCGGGACGTTCCCGGCGACCGGGACGCGGTGTTGCCCTGGCTGCTGGAACGTGCGCAGGCGGACAACCTCGGTCTGTTGGCCGCACTCCTCGCTGCGACCGTCTACCGGGTTCGGGGCTACAACCAATCTCCCGATACCCGCCACCTGGACCGGCTCGCCGGCGTGGTCGGCCTGGACATGACGAAGTGGTGGTCGCCCACGGCACAGACGTATTTGAGCCATGTGTCCAAGGACCGCATCGCCGCCGTAGTGGCCGAGGCGGTGGGCGAGGGTGAAGCCAAGCCGCTGTTGGCGATGAAGAAGGGCGAGGCCGCTGCCGCCGCCGAACGGCTGCTCGATGGCAAGCGATGGGTGCCTGAGTTGATGCGTGCCCAAGCTCTCCAGGTCGCCGACCCAGGCGACAGCGATTACGACCAGGACGCTGACGACGCCGCCGAGTAA
- a CDS encoding type II toxin-antitoxin system Phd/YefM family antitoxin, with the protein MQGHHVSKTEFKARALEFFRQVEATGEPLIVTDHGKPALEIRPYRALERDPAEILRGSVVKFENPTEPVGADDWEVAQ; encoded by the coding sequence ATGCAGGGGCACCATGTATCGAAAACGGAGTTCAAGGCGCGGGCGCTGGAGTTCTTCCGGCAGGTGGAGGCGACTGGCGAGCCGCTGATCGTCACCGATCACGGCAAGCCTGCGCTGGAAATTCGCCCCTACCGGGCACTCGAACGCGACCCGGCCGAGATCTTGCGGGGTTCCGTCGTCAAGTTCGAGAACCCCACCGAGCCTGTCGGAGCGGACGACTGGGAGGTTGCGCAGTGA
- a CDS encoding cold-shock protein, with amino-acid sequence METGIVKWFNAEKGFGFIMPEGGGKDLFAHFSEIQGGGYKSLEENQRVSYIAGQGAKGPQATKITPL; translated from the coding sequence ATGGAAACCGGTATCGTCAAGTGGTTCAACGCTGAGAAGGGCTTTGGCTTCATCATGCCCGAGGGCGGTGGTAAGGACTTGTTCGCTCATTTCTCCGAAATTCAAGGAGGTGGCTACAAATCCCTCGAAGAAAACCAGCGTGTTAGCTATATCGCTGGTCAGGGCGCCAAAGGCCCGCAGGCGACGAAGATAACGCCGCTGTGA
- a CDS encoding type II toxin-antitoxin system VapC family toxin has product MIVLDTHALVWWVSDDPQLSAKARDAIVAKRGKGEVLLSAITAWEIAMLVRAGRLELTQDATTWIDTVAELPSVRFVPVDTRISIQSVELPGDFHKDPADRIIVATARHLGVPLVTADLKIRDYPHVQTIW; this is encoded by the coding sequence GTGATCGTCCTGGATACCCATGCGCTGGTATGGTGGGTGAGCGACGATCCCCAGTTGAGCGCCAAGGCCCGAGACGCAATCGTCGCCAAGCGCGGCAAAGGGGAAGTTCTGCTGTCGGCGATCACCGCCTGGGAAATTGCCATGCTCGTGCGCGCGGGGCGGTTGGAACTGACTCAGGACGCGACGACCTGGATCGACACGGTTGCCGAGTTGCCATCCGTCCGGTTCGTGCCCGTTGATACTCGGATCTCCATTCAGTCGGTGGAGTTGCCGGGAGACTTTCATAAAGATCCGGCTGATCGGATTATCGTAGCCACGGCCCGCCACCTCGGTGTGCCGCTGGTGACGGCCGATCTGAAGATCCGCGATTATCCGCATGTGCAGACAATCTGGTGA
- a CDS encoding PRC-barrel domain containing protein, which translates to MQRTAISSIFATSGCALAIGLVAAVPAGMIMAQGAPQSITEKCVDVVQLLTGYRASQLIGSDVLSGERTDWHCQRYHRQPGCAMLSVGGFLGMGNRLVAAPFKELHVTDKRLSMEGASKDSLRALPEFRYAKE; encoded by the coding sequence ATGCAACGAACCGCCATTTCATCGATATTCGCCACGTCGGGATGTGCCCTCGCCATCGGGCTGGTTGCCGCCGTGCCCGCCGGCATGATTATGGCGCAAGGCGCACCGCAATCCATTACGGAAAAGTGCGTCGACGTAGTGCAGCTGTTGACCGGCTATCGCGCGTCTCAGCTCATCGGGTCCGACGTTCTGAGCGGTGAAAGGACAGATTGGCACTGTCAACGATATCATCGTCAGCCCGGCTGTGCCATGCTGTCCGTGGGCGGCTTCCTTGGTATGGGAAACCGGCTGGTCGCGGCGCCCTTCAAAGAGCTGCATGTGACCGACAAGCGGTTGAGCATGGAGGGCGCGAGTAAGGATAGCCTGCGCGCCTTGCCCGAATTCCGCTACGCCAAGGAGTGA
- a CDS encoding N-6 DNA methylase, with translation MAKTSKAQQRRSFNSADEHQKAIVQILRDLSRAHGLDRTWSDWTEMSALALANAVDRAQFERREKRYLEIVGHYGKEDLQQLVEAFTHLVQCWEQRVAAGEFGDVLGSTFMMLDMGNGGTGQFFTPYEVSRLMGAIIMGDEQDLASEVGRRGFLRLMEPACGAGGMIISAAHALHDAKINYQRAMHVVAIDIDRRCVHMTYLQLALLHIPAIVVHGNALTVEEWEHWYTPAHVLGEWSGRLRRREAEEAAHALLRAPAGEVASAPALPSGHGDVVAWPAASRAAGRAAAAGQMTLF, from the coding sequence ATGGCCAAGACCAGCAAGGCACAACAGCGCAGATCCTTCAATTCCGCCGATGAGCATCAGAAAGCAATCGTCCAGATTCTGCGGGACCTTTCCCGAGCCCATGGGCTGGACCGGACCTGGTCAGACTGGACCGAGATGAGTGCCTTGGCGCTGGCCAACGCGGTCGATCGTGCGCAGTTCGAGAGGCGCGAAAAGCGTTACCTGGAAATCGTAGGTCATTACGGCAAGGAAGACCTGCAGCAACTGGTCGAGGCCTTCACGCACCTGGTGCAGTGCTGGGAGCAACGGGTCGCTGCGGGCGAATTTGGCGACGTGCTTGGAAGCACCTTCATGATGCTCGATATGGGTAACGGCGGTACCGGCCAGTTTTTCACGCCCTACGAGGTATCGCGCCTCATGGGCGCGATCATCATGGGTGACGAGCAGGACCTGGCCAGCGAAGTTGGCCGGCGCGGATTCTTGCGACTTATGGAGCCGGCCTGCGGCGCCGGCGGCATGATTATCTCCGCCGCGCACGCCCTTCACGATGCGAAGATCAACTACCAGCGAGCCATGCACGTAGTCGCGATCGACATCGATCGCCGCTGCGTGCACATGACATATCTGCAGCTCGCACTGCTGCACATCCCAGCGATCGTCGTTCATGGCAATGCGCTCACTGTCGAGGAATGGGAGCACTGGTACACGCCAGCGCATGTCCTGGGCGAGTGGAGTGGGCGCCTGCGTCGGCGTGAAGCCGAGGAGGCGGCGCATGCGTTGCTTCGCGCCCCAGCCGGGGAGGTGGCGTCGGCGCCGGCGTTGCCAAGCGGCCATGGCGATGTGGTCGCATGGCCCGCGGCCTCGCGAGCGGCTGGACGGGCGGCGGCGGCTGGCCAGATGACGCTTTTCTAG
- a CDS encoding antirestriction protein translates to MTQSHAISTTARLVLDSERLNFLPKHFGQRLMLTGELAVYGWLRRLSEDYRGGYWQYYEVPGGFYMAPTGHDALRIVWPMNWCDLTMPPDAAGIVASLYALSELCQCPQGADLVDKYHALREFASVHAEASAILAAID, encoded by the coding sequence ATGACGCAATCTCATGCTATCTCCACCACTGCTCGCCTCGTTCTGGACAGCGAACGCCTGAACTTCCTGCCCAAGCACTTCGGCCAGCGTTTGATGCTGACCGGCGAGCTCGCCGTCTACGGATGGCTCCGTCGTTTGTCTGAGGACTATCGCGGCGGCTATTGGCAATACTACGAGGTCCCCGGCGGCTTTTATATGGCGCCGACCGGCCATGACGCGCTGCGCATCGTGTGGCCGATGAACTGGTGCGATCTCACGATGCCGCCCGACGCTGCGGGGATCGTGGCCAGCCTCTACGCCCTGAGCGAACTTTGCCAGTGTCCGCAGGGCGCCGACCTGGTCGACAAGTACCACGCCTTGCGCGAATTCGCCAGCGTTCACGCCGAGGCCTCGGCGATCCTGGCCGCCATCGACTGA
- a CDS encoding DNA cytosine methyltransferase, giving the protein MTNIRAFDMFCGGGGSSLGAQAAGAEIAGGVDLWQTATDAFKLNFPEAVIFNRDLRKLRPAKVAAKTGKIDLLLSSPECTHHTCARGNRPQSEESKETALQIVRYAKALQPRWIVLENVTHMLPWARYPELKKKLSRLGYHLREQVLDASSFGVPQRRKRLFLLADLEQEPQPVIIPDVSPMTVESILDPEGTWPMTRLKTEKRAAGTLERAERAAAKLGHEASFLIVYYGSDGAGGWQPLDVPLRTVTTVDRFALVRPGPDGPMMRMLQPSEIRRAMSFPEHYRFPDVSRREKIKLLGNAVCSRVMQAIVTSLCAEYDTVSQQTALPQVAERVWCSDARSHPSGFAAA; this is encoded by the coding sequence ATGACCAACATCCGGGCCTTTGACATGTTCTGCGGTGGGGGGGGCAGTAGTCTGGGGGCCCAGGCTGCCGGCGCGGAAATCGCGGGGGGGGTGGATCTGTGGCAAACCGCAACGGACGCATTCAAACTCAACTTTCCCGAAGCCGTGATCTTTAACAGGGATTTGAGAAAGCTACGACCTGCCAAAGTAGCTGCGAAGACGGGAAAAATTGATCTGCTGCTGTCGTCTCCCGAATGTACACATCACACCTGCGCACGAGGCAACAGACCTCAATCGGAAGAGAGCAAAGAAACGGCGCTCCAGATTGTCCGATATGCAAAGGCCCTGCAGCCCCGTTGGATCGTCCTGGAAAACGTCACCCACATGCTTCCCTGGGCACGCTACCCGGAGCTAAAGAAAAAGCTGTCCAGACTTGGCTATCATCTTCGGGAGCAAGTGCTCGACGCATCGAGCTTCGGAGTACCCCAGCGACGAAAGCGACTATTCTTGCTTGCTGATCTGGAGCAGGAACCACAGCCGGTCATCATCCCGGACGTATCGCCTATGACCGTCGAATCGATCCTCGACCCGGAAGGCACATGGCCGATGACCCGCCTCAAGACGGAAAAGCGTGCTGCTGGGACGCTGGAGCGCGCAGAGCGTGCCGCAGCCAAGCTGGGGCACGAAGCGTCGTTCCTAATCGTATATTACGGAAGCGATGGGGCCGGAGGTTGGCAGCCGTTAGATGTACCATTGAGGACGGTCACGACTGTGGACCGATTCGCACTGGTTCGACCAGGACCGGATGGTCCGATGATGAGGATGCTTCAACCTTCCGAAATCAGGAGGGCCATGAGCTTTCCTGAGCATTACAGATTCCCCGATGTCAGCCGCCGAGAAAAGATAAAACTTTTGGGAAACGCGGTGTGCTCCAGGGTGATGCAGGCAATCGTTACGTCACTGTGCGCCGAATATGACACGGTTAGTCAGCAAACCGCATTACCCCAGGTCGCCGAGCGTGTGTGGTGTAGTGATGCACGATCTCATCCATCTGGGTTCGCCGCAGCCTGA
- a CDS encoding ATP-binding protein, translating to MHNEGAFVDKLNETLSPTFPVRSIELLRGREKELEIIRRALVMPGRHIFIFGDRGVGKSSLAHTAANLYQSSDGAPITVSGSSDATFTSIIANIAYQALNRSRVQRIETTRTCTFSWRGLSLGENREISPIDISAQLLTIGDAIGLLSEVGTLHSRAPVIVLDEFDTISDVDERNKFASLLKMIGDQEVPIKFVFTGVGSSLDELLGAHQSAYRQLATIELDRLGWEGRREIAMQAAHAFELDLDDNIAWRIAIVSDGFPYFVHLIMEKMLWEAFTAEEPVETLGQVQYLAGLNAAIGEITAELRRPYEKAVLHRDAEYETVVWATADGEDLFRDIGRMHESYEIVCRKRQETAVLNRQKFGEKLRQLKSVAYGNILQSVDKRPGWYTYNEKMLRGYVRMQAEAGGVELSGERASPRQHIHVPTNARSGYRGPSVPRGVTLRGEGKAGNADDSE from the coding sequence ATGCACAACGAAGGGGCTTTCGTTGACAAGCTTAATGAAACACTGAGCCCCACGTTTCCGGTCCGCAGCATTGAACTGTTGAGAGGCCGGGAGAAGGAATTGGAAATTATCCGCCGCGCCCTGGTGATGCCAGGCCGCCATATCTTCATTTTTGGCGATAGAGGGGTTGGAAAAAGCTCCCTGGCTCACACCGCCGCGAACTTGTACCAATCGTCCGATGGCGCACCCATCACCGTGTCGGGCTCATCTGACGCCACCTTTACTTCCATCATTGCCAATATCGCGTACCAGGCGTTGAATCGGTCGAGAGTTCAGAGGATCGAAACGACCCGGACATGTACGTTTTCTTGGCGCGGCTTGTCCTTGGGCGAGAATCGCGAAATTTCTCCGATAGACATCAGTGCACAGCTTCTAACGATAGGCGATGCGATCGGCCTTCTTTCAGAAGTAGGAACCCTTCATTCTCGTGCACCGGTAATCGTTCTTGACGAGTTCGACACTATTTCCGATGTCGATGAGCGCAACAAGTTTGCTTCACTGCTGAAGATGATCGGGGACCAGGAGGTGCCGATCAAGTTCGTGTTCACGGGCGTGGGATCCTCACTAGATGAGTTGCTTGGCGCCCACCAGTCAGCCTATAGGCAGCTCGCCACTATCGAACTGGATCGCCTCGGCTGGGAAGGCCGGCGGGAAATTGCCATGCAAGCTGCCCATGCCTTCGAGCTGGATCTCGATGACAACATCGCTTGGAGGATCGCGATCGTCAGCGACGGATTTCCCTACTTCGTTCATCTGATCATGGAGAAGATGCTGTGGGAGGCATTCACGGCAGAAGAACCGGTCGAGACGCTTGGGCAGGTGCAGTATCTAGCTGGCCTCAACGCGGCTATTGGCGAAATCACTGCTGAACTGCGCCGACCCTATGAAAAAGCGGTACTCCATCGAGATGCTGAATATGAGACGGTCGTGTGGGCGACAGCGGATGGTGAAGACCTTTTCCGCGATATCGGCCGGATGCACGAATCGTACGAGATCGTATGCCGAAAGCGGCAGGAAACCGCCGTCCTGAACCGGCAAAAATTCGGGGAGAAGTTGCGGCAACTGAAGTCAGTCGCCTATGGCAACATTCTTCAGAGTGTGGACAAGCGGCCGGGCTGGTATACCTACAATGAAAAGATGCTGCGCGGCTATGTGCGCATGCAGGCGGAGGCCGGAGGTGTTGAGCTTTCCGGAGAGCGAGCGTCGCCGCGGCAGCATATTCACGTTCCGACCAATGCTCGGAGCGGATACCGTGGTCCGTCCGTACCGCGAGGCGTGACTCTGAGGGGGGAGGGGAAGGCCGGCAATGCGGATGACAGCGAATAA
- a CDS encoding ATP-binding protein, translating to MPDTVPLQERKLIKSVPFRVQSHVLKLLGDELIGHDRLAVFELVKNAYDADATLVDVTLHLDATPPKIVVMDDGFGMSDATIEAAWLVVGADSKRGAARRGRTPKGRLPLGEKGVGRLAVQKLGNQLTLTTREPGKSEFDVSIDWSKLIDSARFLGDGLQVQIEQSDPPSVFTGPAHGTRIEIADLHREDWTRREIRDLYRLVTSLSNPFDEAGSFKVELHLPGREEEIKDLPSLEQMLDSAVWHFDFKLTQDGILEWEYRFTPPRFKGLTGRTAGGTEKLVLLEPDEDDRPSGKGVGGGKANGHEDHIFLSKKDLDGIGPIKGQFHAFHRRDEILKASGAPQQIKKWLENQTGVRVYRDNIRVFNYGEPGEDWLGLDARRINRPAGKLGTQSVIAQVSLELAASSGLKEKTNREGFDDNQTFRKLHRTVLSIFDRFHREHATDREAIDRAIRGDEAATPPIQEAMQQLVQLGKQHGIQKEIKPILESIQHELKTLQDVMVSSGMAGINLALIFHEIVHSIDRIQRKLQGNPNPDDIRQEVSHLRKLLDTFKPLLQRDPPRKVSAEELVGRAAGMHEDRFARHGIVFSNWAADPEKKHVFTQVLPRGLMVAAVSNVIDNAIYWTRFRRERDETTNPGAILVLSHWDEESGGVIAIVDNGPGFQLPPEQIGRPFMSTRAGGMGLGLFYCKTVMDSLGGKIEVTTAEELRDVIDIPKVFDGTAVVFSFKKEK from the coding sequence TTGCCCGATACCGTCCCACTTCAGGAGCGGAAATTGATAAAAAGCGTCCCGTTTCGAGTTCAATCCCATGTGCTGAAGCTGCTGGGTGACGAACTAATCGGTCATGACAGGCTAGCGGTATTCGAGCTGGTCAAGAACGCCTATGATGCGGACGCGACGCTGGTAGACGTGACGCTCCATCTGGATGCTACGCCGCCAAAGATCGTGGTGATGGACGATGGTTTTGGTATGTCCGATGCCACGATAGAGGCGGCATGGCTCGTCGTTGGTGCGGATTCAAAGCGCGGTGCAGCGCGCCGAGGGCGTACACCCAAGGGACGCCTGCCCCTGGGCGAGAAGGGAGTGGGCAGACTTGCGGTGCAGAAGCTGGGGAATCAGCTTACGCTGACTACGCGCGAACCAGGTAAGAGCGAGTTCGATGTTTCGATAGACTGGAGCAAGCTCATCGACAGTGCCAGATTTCTGGGCGATGGTCTGCAGGTACAGATCGAACAGAGCGATCCCCCTTCAGTGTTCACGGGACCAGCCCACGGTACACGGATCGAGATTGCAGATCTGCACCGGGAAGATTGGACCCGCAGGGAGATCCGTGATCTCTACCGTCTTGTCACTTCGCTGAGCAACCCGTTCGACGAGGCAGGCTCCTTCAAGGTCGAACTGCATCTGCCAGGTAGAGAGGAAGAAATCAAGGATCTGCCCTCCCTTGAACAGATGTTGGATTCGGCGGTCTGGCATTTCGATTTTAAGCTCACCCAGGATGGAATTCTGGAATGGGAGTATCGGTTCACGCCACCCAGGTTCAAAGGGCTGACGGGACGTACTGCCGGCGGGACCGAGAAGTTGGTGCTGCTCGAACCGGATGAGGATGATCGACCGTCAGGAAAAGGAGTGGGAGGCGGAAAGGCGAACGGACATGAGGACCACATCTTTCTGTCCAAGAAGGATTTGGACGGCATAGGCCCTATCAAGGGACAGTTTCACGCGTTCCATCGGCGTGACGAGATACTGAAGGCTTCAGGAGCCCCACAGCAGATCAAGAAATGGCTGGAGAATCAAACGGGGGTCCGCGTCTACCGAGACAACATCCGCGTCTTCAATTATGGCGAACCGGGAGAGGACTGGCTCGGACTTGATGCGCGAAGGATAAATAGGCCCGCCGGAAAGTTGGGAACGCAGAGTGTCATCGCTCAAGTGTCACTGGAACTGGCAGCTAGTTCCGGGCTTAAGGAAAAGACCAATCGTGAAGGTTTTGACGATAACCAGACTTTCCGAAAACTTCACAGAACAGTACTGAGTATCTTCGATCGCTTTCATCGAGAACACGCGACGGACAGAGAGGCCATTGATCGGGCCATCAGGGGCGACGAGGCCGCTACTCCGCCGATTCAGGAGGCTATGCAGCAGCTGGTCCAATTGGGAAAGCAGCACGGCATACAAAAAGAAATCAAACCGATCCTCGAATCGATTCAGCATGAGCTGAAGACACTTCAGGACGTCATGGTTTCTTCCGGCATGGCCGGCATCAACTTGGCTCTCATCTTCCACGAGATCGTCCATAGCATTGACCGCATTCAGCGGAAGCTGCAGGGCAATCCGAATCCAGATGACATACGCCAAGAGGTCTCGCATCTCAGAAAGCTACTCGATACGTTCAAGCCCCTGCTGCAACGTGATCCGCCCCGCAAAGTTTCCGCGGAGGAGCTTGTTGGCCGTGCCGCAGGGATGCACGAGGACCGCTTCGCTCGTCACGGCATTGTGTTCTCGAACTGGGCTGCTGACCCTGAGAAAAAGCACGTGTTCACGCAAGTGCTTCCACGCGGGCTGATGGTCGCTGCGGTGAGCAATGTGATCGACAACGCTATCTACTGGACGAGATTCCGTCGTGAAAGAGATGAGACGACGAATCCGGGCGCCATACTGGTTCTGTCCCACTGGGACGAGGAAAGCGGCGGGGTCATCGCCATCGTCGATAACGGTCCCGGCTTTCAGCTTCCTCCAGAGCAGATTGGCAGGCCATTCATGTCGACGCGTGCCGGCGGCATGGGGCTCGGCCTGTTCTACTGCAAGACGGTGATGGACTCGTTAGGCGGCAAGATCGAGGTGACAACGGCCGAGGAGTTAAGGGATGTCATTGACATCCCGAAAGTCTTCGATGGCACCGCAGTGGTGTTCTCTTTCAAGAAAGAAAAATGA
- a CDS encoding very short patch repair endonuclease has translation MDTLTAEHRSRVMSRIRGKDTQPEMAVRRTIHALGYRFRLHRRDLPGSPDIVLPKLKKAIFVHGCFWHRHARCKYAYVPKSNVDFWSKKFDANVRRDQASAEALKALQWNVLTVWECETKDIGKLFDVLKRFLSDATR, from the coding sequence ATGGATACGCTGACGGCTGAACATCGATCCAGGGTAATGTCCCGGATAAGGGGGAAGGATACGCAGCCGGAAATGGCCGTGCGAAGAACTATTCATGCGCTCGGCTACCGTTTCCGCCTCCATCGACGTGATTTGCCGGGTTCGCCAGACATCGTGCTTCCGAAGCTGAAAAAAGCAATTTTCGTGCATGGGTGCTTCTGGCATCGCCACGCTCGATGCAAATATGCATATGTTCCAAAGTCCAATGTCGATTTTTGGAGCAAGAAATTCGATGCGAACGTTCGCAGGGACCAAGCATCTGCAGAGGCTCTGAAGGCCCTGCAATGGAATGTCCTGACAGTATGGGAATGCGAGACGAAGGATATTGGGAAGCTTTTCGACGTACTAAAGCGCTTTCTTTCAGACGCCACGCGATGA
- the kleA gene encoding stable inheritance protein KleA has translation MVDDKFLAAVGRLPEVGTPIRRDCEEIRRALQTADELEEFARAARTRAEHLAGALRAKLARNWCTAESRAADVEG, from the coding sequence ATGGTAGATGACAAATTCCTAGCCGCTGTCGGACGCTTGCCGGAGGTCGGCACGCCCATCCGGCGCGATTGCGAGGAGATCCGCCGGGCATTGCAGACCGCCGACGAATTGGAGGAGTTCGCCCGAGCAGCGCGGACCCGAGCGGAACACTTGGCGGGCGCGCTGCGCGCCAAATTGGCGAGAAACTGGTGTACGGCCGAATCGCGCGCGGCCGATGTGGAGGGCTGA
- a CDS encoding DNA methyltransferase encodes MSRVVLGDCLSVLPTLPDRCVDLVLTDPPYLVNYVDRAGRSIANDRTDQWLAPAFAQMYRVLRQDAFCISFYGWNRVDRFFAAWRAAGFRVVGHIVFAKQYQSKARFLAYRHESAYLLAKGQPVAPAAPLPDVMPWNYTGNRHHPTQKPVECLAPLIEAFSQPRDIVLDPFAGSGSTCVAARQTGRRFYGIEMDPKYHTAAVRRLQLADQERIAA; translated from the coding sequence ATGAGCCGTGTCGTCCTGGGCGATTGCTTATCCGTTCTTCCCACACTGCCTGACCGCTGTGTCGACTTGGTACTTACCGATCCACCGTATCTCGTCAACTACGTGGACCGCGCTGGCCGCAGTATTGCCAACGACCGCACCGATCAGTGGCTTGCGCCGGCGTTCGCCCAGATGTATCGCGTTCTGCGTCAGGACGCGTTCTGCATCTCGTTCTATGGCTGGAATCGCGTGGACCGATTCTTTGCCGCTTGGCGCGCCGCCGGCTTTCGCGTGGTCGGCCACATCGTCTTCGCGAAGCAGTACCAGTCCAAGGCGCGATTCCTCGCATACCGGCACGAATCCGCTTATCTACTGGCCAAAGGCCAACCCGTCGCGCCGGCCGCACCGTTGCCCGACGTCATGCCCTGGAACTACACCGGGAACCGTCACCATCCCACGCAAAAGCCGGTGGAATGCCTGGCGCCGCTCATTGAGGCGTTTAGCCAGCCACGGGACATTGTGTTGGATCCATTCGCCGGCTCAGGTTCGACCTGCGTGGCAGCGCGCCAGACGGGCCGGCGCTTCTATGGAATCGAAATGGATCCTAAATACCACACCGCTGCCGTTCGGAGGCTTCAACTAGCCGATCAAGAAAGGATCGCAGCATGA